A section of the Candidatus Limnocylindrales bacterium genome encodes:
- a CDS encoding alpha/beta fold hydrolase, which yields MKSLLRAALLIAVGLLPVHAGAASSGSQVVLLHGLLRSSSSMSRLADSLAARGFNVCNVSYPSRMHSIEVLARDYVAPAVERCFPGSTAPVDFVTHSMGGIVVRQLASTHAIGSFGRVVMLAPPNHGSELVDEFGSWWLFRRINGPAGNELGTTAASVPMKLGPAPFEVGIITGDRTTNLVLSAFIPGRNDGKVSVASARLDGMKDFLVIPVSHTFIMRNTKVIDQTIRFLETGVFDHASQPRT from the coding sequence ATGAAGAGTCTGTTACGTGCCGCGCTGCTGATCGCGGTCGGTCTGCTGCCGGTGCATGCCGGAGCGGCGTCCTCCGGATCGCAGGTGGTGCTGCTGCACGGCCTGCTGCGAAGCTCGTCGTCGATGTCGCGTCTGGCCGACTCGCTGGCCGCGCGCGGCTTCAACGTCTGCAACGTCTCGTATCCGTCGCGCATGCATTCGATCGAAGTGCTGGCGCGTGATTACGTCGCACCGGCGGTCGAGCGCTGCTTTCCGGGCTCGACGGCCCCGGTCGATTTCGTCACGCATTCGATGGGCGGCATCGTCGTCCGACAGCTTGCGAGCACGCACGCGATCGGATCGTTCGGCCGGGTCGTGATGCTCGCACCGCCGAATCACGGCAGCGAGCTGGTCGACGAGTTCGGAAGCTGGTGGCTGTTCCGGCGCATCAACGGACCGGCGGGCAACGAGCTCGGAACCACCGCGGCATCCGTTCCGATGAAGCTCGGCCCCGCGCCGTTCGAGGTCGGGATCATCACCGGTGATCGCACGACCAATCTGGTGTTGTCGGCGTTCATTCCCGGACGGAATGACGGCAAGGTTTCGGTTGCGAGCGCCCGGCTCGACGGGATGAAGGATTTCCTGGTGATCCCGGTCTCGCACACCTTCATCATGCGCAACACGAAAGTCATCGATCAGACCATCCGCTTTCTTGAGACCGGCGTGTTCGATCACGCGTCACAGCCTCGAACCTAG
- a CDS encoding class I SAM-dependent methyltransferase, with the protein MPAAYRADLAHIHDSGFGDIARAAARALIDTLSRAGVTRGMIVELGCGSGITSRMLVDAGFDVCGYDISPEMVALARDRVPEGRFIVASWLDLTELPQCVAVTAIGEVLSYGLDSAASPAAWPRLFRTVHHALERGGIFLFDVAGCDRAPRGIGRTFVEGEGWTVLVETDLDAEARTLVRRITSFRAAGALYRRDFEEHRLYLCDPATVAGELTNAGFSAVATRDYAGLALPEGLIAFVARRL; encoded by the coding sequence ATGCCTGCCGCGTATCGCGCTGACCTTGCTCACATCCACGACTCCGGCTTCGGCGATATCGCGCGCGCTGCGGCGCGGGCGCTCATCGACACGCTTTCACGCGCCGGCGTGACGCGCGGCATGATCGTGGAGCTCGGATGTGGAAGCGGCATCACGTCCCGCATGCTGGTCGATGCCGGCTTCGACGTGTGCGGCTACGATATCTCGCCGGAGATGGTCGCTCTCGCCCGCGACCGCGTGCCGGAGGGCCGTTTTATCGTCGCATCGTGGCTCGACCTGACCGAGCTTCCGCAGTGCGTGGCGGTGACCGCGATCGGAGAGGTGCTGAGTTACGGGCTCGATTCCGCGGCGAGTCCCGCGGCCTGGCCGCGTCTGTTCCGGACCGTGCATCACGCGCTCGAGCGTGGCGGGATCTTCTTGTTCGACGTCGCGGGCTGCGATCGCGCTCCTCGCGGAATCGGTCGCACCTTCGTCGAAGGAGAGGGCTGGACGGTGCTGGTCGAGACCGATCTCGACGCGGAAGCCCGTACGCTCGTCCGCCGCATCACGAGCTTCCGCGCAGCCGGCGCGCTCTACCGGCGCGACTTCGAAGAGCATCGCCTGTACCTCTGCGACCCGGCCACGGTGGCCGGCGAGCTCACGAACGCGGGCTTTTCAGCCGTCGCGACCAGGGACTATGCCGGACTGGCGTTGCCGGAAGGATTGATCGCGTTTGTGGCGCGCCGGCTCTAG
- a CDS encoding VOC family protein, whose protein sequence is MARQTYVNLAIKDVTRSKEFFTHLGFAFEPRFSNENAACMIINESTFVMLLAEPFFQTFTKKQICDAKTSTEVLVCLSCESRAEVDSIVAAAVAAGGSIPREPEDRGFMYGHAFQDLDGHLWELIFMETSSDAPA, encoded by the coding sequence GTGGCACGCCAGACCTACGTCAACCTCGCAATCAAGGACGTCACGCGTTCGAAGGAATTCTTCACGCATCTCGGCTTTGCATTCGAGCCGCGCTTCTCGAACGAGAACGCGGCCTGCATGATCATCAACGAGTCCACGTTCGTCATGCTGCTGGCCGAGCCGTTCTTCCAGACGTTCACGAAGAAACAGATCTGCGATGCGAAAACGAGCACGGAAGTGCTGGTGTGCCTGTCGTGCGAGAGCCGCGCCGAGGTCGACAGTATCGTCGCCGCCGCCGTGGCCGCCGGCGGCTCGATTCCGCGCGAGCCCGAGGACCGCGGATTCATGTACGGCCATGCGTTCCAGGACCTCGACGGCCACCTGTGGGAGCTGATTTTCATGGAAACGTCCTCCGACGCCCCGGCGTAA
- a CDS encoding amylo-alpha-1,6-glucosidase — MADELVRISEDFYILSTSARLDDRTRVLKHGDTFAVFDRFGDIDGFGPAELGIYHEDTRYLSRLVLRLEGRRPLLLNSSIQHDNASLAVDLMNPDLVGAGEVLVPRGTVHMFRSRILWDRACYERLRIHNYGQLPVDLKLSIEIDADFADIFEVRGQVRERKGRRLPTRNSGDSIVMSYEGLDGQIRRTRLCFDTPPDSLTDAAACHRLRLDPYCEQTYRWSVSCEPERAEIATFGGSVARPCPPATFHFEDAAAKARTEYDESAGQQTVLTTSNKQFNDWWHRSLVDLRMMRTETVHGPYPYAGVPWFSTAFGRDGIITAYECLWFQPAIARGVLSYLAATQADSENPVQDAQPGKVLHETRAGEMANLGEVPFGRYYGSVDATPLFVVLAGAYYDRTGDLGFIRTLWPHVERALSWLDRYGDADGDGFVEYSRQSPRGLVHQGWKDSHDSVFHSDGRQAEPPIALCEVQGYAYAARVAAASLATMLGLAARADQLSRQAELLRRRFDEAFWCEEISTYALALDGSRGRCEVRTSNAGHCLFSGIADPLRAARVAQTLVGDDASFSGWGVRTVATTEACYNPMSYHNGSVWPHDNAIIAAGLARYGMTREAATILRGLFDASLFFDLHRLPELFCGFPRREDEGPTLYPVSCAPQAWAAGAIALVLQSSLGLEVCGAERKVTFTRSLLPQFLDEVRIEGLRVADATLDLVLTRHGDDVGIHVPRREGDVSVLTVK; from the coding sequence ATGGCCGACGAGCTCGTACGCATCAGTGAAGATTTCTACATCCTCTCGACGTCTGCGCGCCTCGACGACCGCACGCGCGTGCTCAAGCACGGCGATACGTTCGCCGTGTTCGACCGGTTCGGCGACATCGACGGATTCGGTCCCGCCGAGCTGGGCATCTATCACGAGGACACCCGCTATCTGTCGCGCCTCGTCCTTCGCCTCGAAGGCCGGCGCCCGCTGCTCCTGAATTCGTCGATCCAGCACGACAACGCGAGCCTCGCCGTCGACCTGATGAATCCCGATCTGGTCGGCGCCGGCGAAGTCCTCGTCCCGCGCGGCACCGTGCACATGTTTCGTTCGAGAATCCTGTGGGACCGGGCCTGCTACGAGCGCCTGCGCATTCACAACTACGGCCAGCTGCCCGTCGACCTGAAACTTTCGATCGAGATCGACGCGGATTTTGCCGACATTTTCGAGGTCCGGGGCCAGGTCAGGGAGCGCAAGGGCAGGCGGCTGCCGACACGCAACAGCGGCGACTCGATCGTGATGTCGTACGAGGGCCTCGACGGGCAGATCCGGCGAACGCGGCTGTGCTTCGATACGCCGCCGGACTCGCTCACGGACGCTGCAGCCTGTCACCGTCTTCGACTCGATCCGTACTGCGAGCAGACCTATCGATGGTCGGTCTCGTGCGAGCCCGAGCGCGCGGAAATCGCCACGTTCGGCGGCTCTGTCGCCCGACCGTGCCCGCCGGCGACGTTTCATTTCGAGGACGCCGCGGCGAAAGCGCGCACGGAGTACGACGAATCTGCCGGTCAGCAGACGGTGCTGACGACGTCGAACAAGCAGTTCAACGACTGGTGGCATCGCTCACTGGTGGATCTTCGCATGATGCGCACCGAAACGGTGCACGGTCCGTATCCGTATGCGGGCGTACCATGGTTCAGCACCGCGTTCGGGCGCGACGGCATCATCACGGCGTACGAGTGCCTGTGGTTCCAGCCTGCGATTGCCCGCGGAGTGCTGTCGTATCTTGCCGCGACCCAGGCGGACTCCGAAAATCCCGTGCAGGACGCGCAGCCGGGCAAAGTGCTGCACGAGACGCGCGCCGGCGAGATGGCCAACCTCGGAGAAGTTCCGTTCGGCCGATACTATGGATCGGTCGATGCGACGCCGCTGTTCGTTGTGCTGGCGGGTGCCTACTACGACCGCACCGGCGATCTCGGTTTCATCCGCACGCTGTGGCCGCACGTCGAGCGCGCGCTGTCGTGGCTCGACCGCTATGGCGACGCCGACGGCGACGGCTTCGTCGAGTACTCGCGCCAGTCGCCGCGCGGCCTCGTGCACCAGGGATGGAAGGACTCGCACGACTCCGTGTTCCATTCGGACGGCCGGCAGGCCGAGCCGCCGATCGCGCTCTGCGAGGTCCAGGGTTACGCGTACGCCGCCAGGGTCGCCGCCGCATCGCTCGCGACGATGCTCGGCCTTGCGGCGCGAGCGGACCAGCTTTCGCGACAGGCGGAGCTGCTGCGGCGCCGCTTCGACGAAGCCTTCTGGTGCGAGGAAATTTCCACATATGCCCTCGCCCTCGACGGCTCGCGCGGGCGCTGCGAGGTGCGTACGTCGAACGCCGGGCACTGCCTTTTCAGCGGAATTGCCGATCCGTTGCGCGCCGCACGTGTCGCGCAGACTCTGGTCGGCGACGACGCTTCGTTCTCGGGTTGGGGCGTACGCACGGTTGCGACCACCGAGGCGTGTTACAACCCGATGTCGTACCACAACGGTTCGGTCTGGCCGCACGACAATGCGATCATTGCAGCCGGGCTCGCGCGTTACGGCATGACGCGGGAGGCCGCAACGATACTTCGCGGACTGTTCGACGCGAGCCTGTTCTTCGATCTGCACCGTCTTCCGGAGCTGTTCTGCGGCTTTCCGCGCCGCGAGGACGAAGGCCCGACCTTGTATCCGGTTTCCTGTGCGCCGCAGGCCTGGGCAGCCGGTGCAATCGCGCTCGTGCTGCAGTCTTCGCTCGGCCTCGAAGTATGCGGAGCGGAGCGCAAGGTGACGTTCACGCGGTCGCTGCTGCCGCAGTTTCTTGACGAAGTCCGGATCGAAGGGCTGCGCGTTGCGGATGCGACGCTCGATCTGGTGCTTACGCGGCACGGCGACGACGTCGGCATCCACGTACCCCGTCGCGAAGGCGACGTGTCCGTGCTGACGGTGAAATAG
- a CDS encoding glycosyltransferase family 4 protein — protein sequence MRIAQIAPLYESVPPKYYGGTERVVSYLTEELVRQGHDVTLFASGDSLTSAQLVPCCPRSLRLDQDCVDQMAHHVLALEHVMQRADDFDVLHFHADYFHYPLSRRAGYVHVTTLHGRLDTPDLAPLYREFRDMPLVSISDAQRKPLPGSNWTATVHHGLPSQLYPFCSPPGHYLAFIGRFSPEKRVDRAIEIARRAQVPLKIAAKVDAADRRYFDEKIRPLLDDPIVECIGEIGEDAKADFLGNARALLFPIDWPEPFGLVMIEAMACGTPVIAYPHGSVPEIIDDGRTGFLVGSIDEGVRAVERISELSRACCRETFEDRFTATRMADDYIRLYERLIAGSMRVPEIAAYGRRARTHQ from the coding sequence ATGCGGATTGCACAGATTGCACCTCTCTATGAGAGCGTTCCGCCAAAATATTACGGCGGTACGGAACGAGTCGTTTCCTATCTGACCGAAGAGCTGGTCCGGCAGGGTCACGACGTGACGCTGTTTGCGAGCGGTGACTCGCTCACGAGCGCGCAGCTCGTCCCGTGTTGCCCGCGCTCGCTCCGCCTCGACCAGGATTGCGTCGACCAGATGGCGCATCACGTGCTCGCGCTGGAACACGTGATGCAGAGGGCTGACGATTTCGACGTGCTGCATTTCCATGCGGACTACTTTCACTATCCGCTTTCGCGCCGTGCCGGATACGTGCACGTGACGACGCTCCACGGCAGGCTCGACACGCCCGACCTCGCACCGCTTTATCGCGAATTCCGCGACATGCCGCTGGTGTCGATTTCCGATGCGCAGCGGAAGCCGCTGCCAGGGTCGAATTGGACCGCCACGGTTCACCATGGACTGCCGTCGCAGCTCTACCCGTTTTGTTCTCCCCCCGGCCATTACCTCGCGTTCATCGGCAGGTTTTCCCCCGAAAAGCGCGTCGATCGTGCCATCGAGATCGCGCGGCGGGCGCAAGTTCCGCTGAAGATCGCCGCGAAGGTCGATGCGGCCGACCGGCGCTATTTCGACGAGAAGATTCGCCCGCTTCTCGACGATCCGATCGTCGAGTGCATCGGCGAGATCGGTGAGGACGCCAAGGCGGACTTCCTGGGCAACGCGCGTGCGCTGCTGTTTCCCATCGACTGGCCGGAGCCTTTCGGACTCGTGATGATCGAAGCGATGGCGTGCGGAACTCCCGTCATCGCCTACCCGCATGGCTCCGTCCCCGAGATCATCGACGACGGGCGCACGGGTTTCCTCGTCGGATCGATCGATGAAGGCGTACGCGCGGTCGAACGCATATCGGAGCTGAGTCGTGCGTGCTGCCGGGAAACATTCGAGGATCGCTTTACCGCGACTCGAATGGCAGACGATTACATCCGTCTTTACGAACGCCTGATTGCGGGGAGCATGCGGGTACCGGAGATCGCTGCCTATGGCCGACGAGCTCGTACGCATCAGTGA
- the nth gene encoding endonuclease III translates to MSVPDFRKAAKKIGPVDNRSLAAVLRRVRNLAARRDAPVVTLIAVTTRDPWCVLSSCILSLRTQDATTAKAAEKMFARWPDVRAMAAADADEVAKVIYPVGFYRTKAPQLVEMARRIVAEWNGRVPDEIDELLTLKGVGRKTANLVVQAGYGKPGICVDTHVHRISNIWGYVRTKNPAETETALRAKLPRRYWNEYNDLLVSFGQTICRPASPRCSECPVAALCPKIGVVRRR, encoded by the coding sequence GTGTCTGTCCCCGATTTTCGCAAGGCGGCGAAAAAGATCGGGCCGGTCGACAATCGCTCGCTCGCGGCAGTGCTGCGGCGCGTGCGAAATCTGGCCGCGCGCCGCGATGCGCCGGTGGTCACGCTGATCGCGGTGACGACAAGGGACCCGTGGTGCGTGCTGTCGTCGTGCATTCTCAGCCTGCGAACGCAGGATGCGACGACGGCGAAAGCGGCGGAGAAGATGTTCGCGCGCTGGCCCGATGTTCGCGCGATGGCCGCGGCCGACGCCGACGAAGTTGCAAAGGTCATCTATCCGGTCGGCTTCTACCGCACCAAGGCGCCGCAGCTCGTCGAAATGGCGCGCCGGATCGTCGCCGAATGGAACGGTCGCGTGCCCGACGAGATCGACGAGCTCCTGACGCTGAAAGGCGTCGGCCGCAAAACCGCGAACCTCGTCGTGCAGGCCGGTTACGGAAAGCCCGGCATCTGCGTCGATACGCACGTGCATCGCATCTCGAACATCTGGGGCTACGTGCGAACCAAAAATCCCGCGGAAACCGAGACGGCGCTGCGCGCGAAACTGCCGAGACGCTACTGGAACGAATACAACGACCTGCTCGTATCGTTCGGGCAGACGATCTGCCGGCCCGCATCACCGCGTTGCAGCGAATGTCCGGTTGCGGCGCTGTGCCCGAAAATCGGTGTCGTGCGCCGGCGCTGA
- a CDS encoding Gfo/Idh/MocA family oxidoreductase, producing MTTGAHSGKARLRLAIVGAGKHGSRYATHAARDVDGLELVAVCRRDESKGRELAADLGCEFDADAERLLRRRDIDAIVLVTIPRLLPAFVSLAVESGKRLIIEKPVAPTLEGGRAMLAMIEKSGVYCLAGHTLRFNAAVECLRRELPSLGRLDSLIFSQRFPPQRELAWLDNPDESGGGNILHTGVHCFDLLRWLSGLEVSSVAVEARAICTERTEDLFSALLEMNEPGLIAQVACSRTTASRNGLIEASGENGQLVIDHVLGTGYRLTARGREQLVIEPPRMTVKLLLERFVEDARKDAPPAITYRDGLAAISVADACYRAMASRCFEVVQPV from the coding sequence ATGACGACAGGCGCTCACTCGGGAAAAGCCAGGCTTCGGCTCGCGATCGTCGGGGCCGGAAAGCATGGCAGCCGCTATGCAACCCACGCGGCACGCGACGTCGACGGGCTCGAGCTGGTTGCGGTCTGTCGCCGCGACGAAAGCAAAGGCCGCGAGCTTGCCGCGGATCTCGGATGCGAGTTCGACGCCGACGCCGAGCGGCTGCTGCGGCGGCGCGACATCGACGCGATCGTGCTGGTGACGATTCCGCGGCTGCTTCCCGCTTTCGTCTCGCTCGCCGTCGAGTCCGGCAAGCGCCTCATCATCGAAAAGCCGGTGGCGCCTACGCTCGAAGGCGGCCGCGCGATGCTGGCGATGATCGAAAAATCGGGCGTCTACTGCCTCGCCGGACATACGCTGCGCTTCAACGCCGCGGTCGAATGCCTCCGGCGCGAGCTTCCGTCACTCGGACGACTCGACTCGCTGATCTTTTCGCAGAGATTCCCGCCCCAGCGCGAGCTCGCGTGGCTCGACAATCCGGACGAGTCGGGCGGCGGCAACATTCTTCACACCGGAGTGCACTGTTTCGACCTGCTGCGCTGGCTGTCGGGCCTCGAGGTGAGCTCGGTCGCGGTCGAGGCGCGCGCGATCTGCACCGAACGCACCGAGGATCTTTTCTCCGCACTGCTCGAGATGAACGAGCCGGGCCTCATCGCGCAGGTTGCGTGCTCGCGCACCACCGCGAGCCGCAACGGTCTCATCGAAGCCAGCGGCGAGAACGGCCAGCTGGTGATCGATCATGTGCTCGGCACCGGCTACCGGCTGACGGCGCGGGGGCGAGAGCAACTCGTCATCGAACCGCCGCGCATGACCGTGAAACTGCTTCTCGAGCGTTTCGTCGAGGATGCGCGAAAGGACGCGCCTCCGGCGATCACTTACCGGGACGGTCTCGCCGCAATCTCCGTAGCGGATGCGTGTTATCGAGCGATGGCGTCGAGGTGCTTCGAGGTCGTGCAGCCCGTCTGA
- a CDS encoding NUDIX hydrolase — protein MSVQTPGAPAGPLVEVTCELPSIQFPPVSERAHGEVCMAILRRSGRFLLQTKQNYPGSVMRLPSGGIQRGERVQEALLREIWEETNLTVEIEKFVARIGYQAGRARSRFFTHLFLVREVSGVLQSNDPDEKISDWQEVLPEELPVYADKLRAITPSWRSWGIFRAAAMDVLFQHAPK, from the coding sequence GTGAGCGTGCAGACTCCCGGCGCACCGGCGGGCCCGCTCGTCGAGGTCACCTGCGAGCTGCCGTCGATCCAGTTTCCGCCGGTCAGCGAGCGCGCGCACGGCGAGGTCTGCATGGCGATCCTGCGGCGCAGCGGACGATTCCTCCTTCAGACCAAGCAGAACTATCCCGGCTCGGTCATGCGCCTGCCTTCGGGAGGAATTCAGCGCGGTGAACGCGTGCAGGAAGCGCTGCTTCGCGAAATCTGGGAAGAGACCAACCTGACCGTCGAGATCGAGAAATTCGTCGCACGCATCGGCTACCAGGCCGGCCGCGCACGCTCGCGTTTCTTCACGCATCTGTTCCTCGTTCGCGAAGTGTCGGGCGTGCTGCAGAGCAACGATCCCGACGAGAAGATCTCCGACTGGCAGGAGGTGCTTCCCGAGGAGCTTCCGGTGTACGCCGACAAGCTCCGTGCGATCACTCCGTCGTGGCGGAGCTGGGGCATCTTCCGCGCGGCCGCGATGGACGTCCTGTTCCAGCACGCTCCGAAGTGA
- a CDS encoding SLC13 family permease gives MIARIGLVLGLLVFFAIGFASPPAGLSAAGQWAAATGALMSVWWLSEALPPAVTALVPIVALPMTGAMAADDVTRSYASETNLLFLGGLMIAMAVEHWGLHRRMALWIIEKFGRTPSGLVFGFMAATGAISAWISNAATTMMMLPIATAVLAHFREEHPKLERELAPPLLLSIAHASTIGGLATIVGTPPNAVFVGQMAKLFPDAPPIGFLQWMLVGVPVTLLLLPVTWFYLVRFASPLWQRTFLLDHSAVADQRQVLGPMTTPERRVMMVFAAAALLWMLRAPIHTESFTFPGWSGLLSVPRAVGDSTVAIAMALVLFVIPSGRKPGERLLDWPTAAKLPWGVLVLLGGGFALADATRATGLAEWIGSNLGSIGGVSAFVKVATLCLVITFLTEVMTNTALVTIMMPVLAASAVASGTDPLLLMLPCTLSASLGFMMPSGTAPNAIVFSTGHLTVAYMARVGFALNLLSVVVVTAATFLLARPVFGISLVALPPWAHP, from the coding sequence GTGATCGCCCGCATCGGCCTTGTCCTCGGCCTCCTCGTTTTTTTCGCCATCGGATTCGCCTCGCCGCCCGCTGGCCTGAGCGCGGCCGGCCAGTGGGCCGCTGCAACCGGCGCGCTGATGTCCGTCTGGTGGCTGAGCGAAGCACTGCCGCCGGCTGTGACCGCGCTGGTTCCGATCGTCGCGCTTCCGATGACCGGCGCGATGGCCGCCGACGACGTCACCAGGTCATACGCGAGCGAGACCAACCTGCTGTTTCTCGGCGGCCTGATGATCGCGATGGCCGTCGAGCACTGGGGCCTGCACCGGCGCATGGCGCTGTGGATCATCGAGAAGTTCGGCCGCACGCCGTCCGGCCTCGTATTCGGTTTCATGGCTGCCACCGGCGCGATCTCCGCATGGATCTCCAACGCGGCGACCACGATGATGATGCTGCCGATTGCCACCGCCGTGCTCGCGCATTTCCGCGAGGAACACCCGAAGCTCGAGCGCGAGCTCGCGCCGCCGCTGCTGCTGTCGATCGCACACGCGTCGACGATCGGCGGGCTCGCCACGATCGTCGGCACGCCGCCGAACGCGGTGTTCGTCGGCCAGATGGCAAAGTTGTTTCCCGACGCGCCGCCGATCGGATTTCTCCAGTGGATGCTGGTCGGCGTGCCGGTGACGCTGCTGTTGCTGCCGGTGACGTGGTTCTATCTCGTGCGTTTCGCGTCGCCGCTGTGGCAGCGCACGTTCCTGCTCGACCACAGCGCAGTCGCCGACCAGCGCCAGGTGCTCGGCCCGATGACGACTCCCGAGCGCCGCGTGATGATGGTCTTTGCCGCCGCCGCGCTGCTGTGGATGCTGCGCGCGCCGATCCACACCGAGAGCTTCACGTTTCCGGGATGGTCGGGACTGCTCTCGGTCCCGCGCGCGGTCGGCGACTCGACCGTCGCCATCGCGATGGCGCTGGTGCTTTTCGTGATTCCGTCCGGCCGCAAACCGGGCGAGCGCCTTCTCGACTGGCCGACGGCCGCAAAGCTTCCGTGGGGCGTGCTCGTGCTGCTCGGCGGCGGCTTCGCGCTCGCCGATGCAACGCGGGCGACGGGCCTCGCCGAATGGATCGGTTCCAACCTCGGGTCGATCGGCGGAGTCAGCGCGTTCGTCAAAGTCGCCACGCTCTGCCTCGTGATCACGTTCCTGACCGAGGTGATGACCAATACCGCGCTGGTCACGATCATGATGCCGGTGCTTGCGGCAAGCGCGGTCGCGAGCGGAACCGATCCGCTGCTGCTGATGCTGCCGTGCACGCTGTCGGCCTCGCTCGGGTTCATGATGCCGTCGGGGACTGCGCCCAACGCGATCGTGTTCTCGACCGGGCATCTGACGGTCGCTTACATGGCCCGCGTGGGGTTCGCGCTGAACCTGCTGTCGGTTGTCGTCGTCACTGCAGCAACGTTCCTGCTGGCGCGGCCGGTGTTCGGAATCTCGCTTGTCGCGCTTCCGCCGTGGGCTCATCCCTGA
- a CDS encoding VOC family protein, producing MSKPTCTHVALFCRDIEASVAFYARHVGLHEVHRRVDDGTTVVWMGEDARKDVFVIVLLGIPHPAGEGPVAHLGYAVGSRAEVDAAAELGRADGIDVQGPVYAGPIVGYFCMLKDPDGNLVELSHGQSLGPQP from the coding sequence ATGAGCAAGCCCACCTGCACGCACGTCGCGCTGTTCTGCCGCGACATCGAGGCATCGGTCGCGTTCTACGCGCGGCATGTCGGGCTCCACGAAGTTCACCGGCGGGTGGACGATGGAACGACCGTCGTCTGGATGGGCGAGGACGCCCGCAAGGATGTGTTCGTGATCGTGCTGCTCGGGATTCCGCATCCGGCCGGGGAAGGACCGGTCGCGCATCTCGGCTATGCGGTCGGCTCACGCGCCGAGGTCGATGCGGCGGCCGAGCTTGGGCGTGCAGACGGCATCGACGTGCAGGGCCCGGTCTATGCCGGGCCGATCGTCGGTTACTTCTGCATGCTGAAGGATCCGGACGGCAACCTGGTCGAGCTGTCTCACGGACAGTCGCTCGGGCCGCAGCCGTGA